The following are encoded together in the Halopiger aswanensis genome:
- the trpE gene encoding anthranilate synthase component I produces the protein MHDSATDTDATDVPTFDLEREAFREHAARNDGPTVVRTVATLEVETTPLAAYAALTGRSAGSNRDRSPYAFLLESAEKTASSDPDGAFRPSSAEADRHARYSYVGYDPEAVVTVESGEAEVETLTEDAALTGVDTAADGDTVDALRAAMPDVELANFPEHDRQHLEGGLVGFLAYDAVYDLWLEEVGLERPESRFPDAEFVLTTKTLAFDERDGTVSLVFTPILESGDDPDAVYDELEAEAAAVADTLRDAEHPETGGFVKESETAGPKADYEESVRKAKEHVLDGDIYQGVVSRKRELYGDVDPLGFYEAMRDVNPSPYMYLLEHDDLTVVGASPETLISVRGREVMSNPIAGTCDRGSSPVEDRRLAGEMLADEKERAEHTMLVDLARNDVRRVSEAGSVRVDEFMNVLKYSHVQHIESTVTGRLAADSDAFDATRASFPAGTLSGAPKIRAMEIIDDLEAQPRGLYGGGVGYYSWTGDADFAIVIRTATVEDEGDQDRITVQAGAGLVADSDPESEYEETEKKMGGVLAALEEIELPADGSGSGPDERRETTEVSQ, from the coding sequence ATGCACGATTCAGCTACCGACACCGACGCGACCGACGTACCGACCTTCGACCTCGAGCGCGAGGCCTTCCGCGAGCACGCCGCTCGGAACGACGGGCCGACGGTCGTCCGCACCGTCGCAACCCTCGAGGTCGAGACGACGCCGCTGGCGGCCTACGCCGCGCTGACCGGCCGCTCGGCGGGCAGCAATCGCGACCGATCGCCCTACGCCTTCCTGCTCGAGAGCGCCGAGAAGACCGCCTCGAGCGACCCCGACGGCGCCTTCCGACCGAGTTCAGCGGAGGCCGACCGCCACGCACGATACTCCTACGTCGGCTACGACCCCGAGGCCGTCGTGACGGTCGAATCCGGCGAGGCCGAGGTCGAGACGCTGACCGAGGACGCTGCACTGACCGGCGTCGACACCGCTGCCGACGGCGACACCGTCGACGCGCTCCGGGCCGCCATGCCCGACGTCGAACTGGCGAACTTTCCCGAGCACGACCGCCAGCATCTGGAGGGCGGGCTCGTCGGCTTCCTCGCCTACGACGCCGTCTACGACCTCTGGCTCGAGGAGGTCGGCCTCGAGCGACCCGAGTCGCGGTTCCCGGACGCAGAGTTCGTCCTGACGACGAAGACGCTCGCGTTCGACGAACGGGACGGCACCGTCTCGCTGGTCTTCACGCCGATTCTCGAGTCCGGTGACGACCCGGACGCGGTCTACGACGAACTCGAGGCGGAAGCCGCCGCGGTCGCCGACACGCTGCGCGACGCGGAGCACCCCGAAACCGGCGGTTTCGTCAAGGAATCGGAGACCGCTGGCCCCAAGGCAGACTACGAAGAGAGCGTGCGGAAGGCGAAAGAACACGTCCTCGACGGCGACATTTATCAGGGGGTGGTCTCCCGGAAGCGCGAACTCTACGGCGACGTCGATCCGCTCGGCTTCTACGAGGCGATGCGGGACGTGAATCCGTCGCCGTACATGTACCTGCTCGAGCACGACGACCTGACCGTCGTCGGCGCGAGCCCGGAGACGCTGATCTCCGTGCGCGGGCGCGAGGTCATGTCGAACCCGATCGCCGGCACCTGCGACCGCGGCTCGAGTCCGGTCGAGGATCGCCGCCTCGCAGGGGAGATGCTAGCCGACGAGAAGGAGCGGGCCGAGCACACAATGTTGGTCGATCTGGCGCGCAACGACGTGCGCCGCGTGTCGGAGGCGGGCTCGGTGCGGGTCGACGAGTTCATGAACGTCCTCAAGTACAGCCACGTCCAGCACATCGAGTCGACGGTGACGGGCCGCCTCGCGGCGGATTCCGACGCCTTCGACGCGACGCGCGCGTCGTTCCCCGCCGGGACGCTATCCGGGGCACCCAAAATTCGGGCGATGGAGATCATCGACGACCTCGAGGCCCAGCCCCGCGGGCTCTACGGCGGCGGCGTCGGCTACTACTCCTGGACGGGCGACGCGGACTTCGCGATCGTGATTCGGACTGCAACTGTCGAGGACGAAGGAGACCAAGATCGCATTACGGTACAGGCCGGCGCCGGCCTCGTCGCCGACAGCGACCCCGAGTCGGAGTACGAGGAAACCGAGAAGAAGATGGGCGGCGTTCTGGCCGCTCTCGAGGAGATCGAACTGCCGGCCGACGGGAGCGGTAGCGGACCGGACGAGCGCCGCGAAACCACGGAGGTGAGCCAATGA
- the trpG gene encoding anthranilate synthase component II, with the protein MSATQERDDTTADDSSGDDSTADAETTRVLFVDNYDSFTYNLVEYVSQLPGTETEVLKNTASLEDVRAVDPDAIIVSPGPGHPKNDRDVGVTMAVLREVSPEVPTLGVCLGLEAAVHEYGGTIGRAPEPIHGKASSVDHDEAGVFEGLEQGFRAGRYHSLIATEVPDCFEVTATADHGDETLVMGVRHREHPIEAVQFHPESVLTAVGHDVIENFLAQC; encoded by the coding sequence ATGAGCGCGACGCAGGAACGAGACGACACGACCGCGGACGACTCGAGCGGCGACGACTCAACGGCCGACGCGGAGACGACCCGCGTCCTCTTCGTCGACAACTACGATTCGTTCACGTACAACCTCGTCGAGTACGTCAGCCAGCTTCCCGGGACCGAGACCGAGGTGCTGAAAAACACCGCCTCGCTCGAGGACGTCCGCGCGGTCGACCCGGACGCGATCATCGTCAGTCCCGGCCCCGGCCACCCGAAGAACGACCGGGACGTCGGCGTCACGATGGCCGTACTTCGGGAGGTCAGCCCCGAGGTGCCGACGCTGGGCGTCTGTCTCGGCCTCGAGGCCGCCGTCCACGAGTACGGCGGCACGATCGGCCGCGCCCCTGAACCGATCCACGGCAAGGCCTCGTCGGTCGACCACGACGAGGCGGGTGTCTTCGAGGGGCTCGAGCAGGGCTTCCGAGCGGGTCGCTACCACTCGCTGATCGCGACCGAGGTACCCGACTGCTTCGAGGTGACGGCGACGGCCGACCACGGGGATGAGACGCTCGTGATGGGCGTACGCCACCGCGAGCATCCGATCGAAGCGGTGCAGTTCCACCCCGAGAGCGTGCTCACTGCCGTCGGTCACGACGTGATCGAGAACTTCCTCGCGCAGTGCTGA